A segment of the Bacillales bacterium genome:
TTTTAACGAGCGTCGTGATGCAAAAGAACGCAAAAGAAAAATCATCGGATTTGCAAGCGATTCCTCTCCAGCCGTCTGTTCATAATGATAGCAAGAATCGACGGAAATATCACAGGATTGATTTGACTGAGAAATCTTGTGAAGTGAAGCTGTTGGATACCGAGAATCCTGTATTAAAGGACCGCATCAACGAAGTCGTAAAAGGTGAAATCGCAAACATTAGCATTGGCGGGATCAAACTGAACAGCAAGATGGACATTCCGGTCAAGGATGATGTGTTTATTGAAATGAATTTCGATTTGCAAGAAGAGGCATTTTGCTTAAAAGGGTTGATCGTTCGAAAAGAAGCGCAAGTGAAAGAAAGCCATGTTGGATACGGCGTGCAATTTGTCGGCAT
Coding sequences within it:
- a CDS encoding PilZ domain-containing protein, which codes for MVFITVVNTIVIIAAIAILTSVVMQKNAKEKSSDLQAIPLQPSVHNDSKNRRKYHRIDLTEKSCEVKLLDTENPVLKDRINEVVKGEIANISIGGIKLNSKMDIPVKDDVFIEMNFDLQEEAFCLKGLIVRKEAQVKESHVGYGVQFVGMTESDQQRLGVAINQIELARRQAAVTF